From Nitrospira sp., the proteins below share one genomic window:
- a CDS encoding energy transducer TonB has protein sequence MNISYFRIVVLGFYFCLPAAVLAAAGDEATHASDHQEDMLELPEVHVHGLSLNKDQQLGPVAKATPWPAVPPSLDGQELDDWMKARVLVSKESKVTVVVLEPAKHRELTAAGIAALKKWTFDPQMKGDDVIDGELTVRIHFRTK, from the coding sequence ATGAACATATCCTACTTCAGGATAGTGGTGCTCGGATTCTATTTTTGCCTCCCGGCTGCCGTATTGGCGGCGGCTGGCGATGAGGCGACGCATGCGTCGGACCATCAGGAGGATATGCTTGAGCTGCCGGAAGTGCATGTGCACGGGTTGTCGCTCAACAAGGACCAGCAGCTGGGGCCGGTGGCGAAAGCGACGCCCTGGCCGGCGGTGCCGCCATCCCTCGATGGACAGGAACTCGACGATTGGATGAAAGCCAGGGTGCTGGTGTCGAAGGAGTCCAAGGTGACCGTCGTGGTATTGGAGCCTGCCAAGCATCGTGAACTGACCGCTGCCGGCATTGCCGCGCTGAAGAAATGGACGTTCGACCCCCAGATGAAGGGCGATGACGTGATCGACGGGGAGTTGACCGTTCGCATCCACTTTCGGACAAAGTAA
- a CDS encoding phosphatase PAP2 family protein yields the protein MSLDESLFLSINGLAGRSEFFDHLFLRLSATSSLYLPVACALAYWILRRRWEALLGSPFLAGAIGLSDFLGGQLKWAFARVRPCQALHEAIVVGGGACGRLFSFPSNHAMNTAAAAAFLQVLYPKTGWISWPIVALVGFSRVYIGAHYVTDVLGGWALGSLIGGGIAWALLQWPRFRAAAEPRIR from the coding sequence ATGAGCCTTGACGAATCCCTCTTTCTCTCTATCAATGGGTTAGCAGGCCGATCGGAATTCTTCGATCATCTCTTTCTTCGTCTCAGCGCCACCAGCTCCCTCTATCTGCCGGTGGCCTGCGCGCTGGCCTATTGGATCTTGCGCCGTCGGTGGGAGGCGTTGCTAGGCAGTCCGTTTTTGGCCGGCGCGATCGGGTTGTCGGATTTTCTGGGCGGGCAGCTGAAGTGGGCCTTCGCGCGTGTGCGGCCCTGTCAGGCGCTGCATGAAGCCATTGTCGTCGGGGGAGGCGCCTGCGGGCGGCTCTTCAGCTTCCCCTCCAACCATGCGATGAACACGGCTGCCGCAGCGGCCTTCCTCCAGGTGCTCTATCCAAAAACCGGCTGGATCAGCTGGCCGATCGTCGCGCTGGTGGGGTTCTCCCGTGTCTATATCGGCGCCCACTATGTAACCGACGTGTTGGGCGGTTGGGCGCTCGGCAGCCTGATCGGTGGCGGTATCGCCTGGGCGCTGCTCCAGTGGCCGCGGTTCCGGGCCGCTGCTGAGCCTCGGATTAGGTAA